From the genome of Cinclus cinclus chromosome 12, bCinCin1.1, whole genome shotgun sequence, one region includes:
- the LOC134048659 gene encoding SRSF protein kinase 2-like has product MEEQVQQEMPSTQHTGGHHPVQEGEVFNTRYRVLHKLGCGTFATVWLCQDMRRKKEVAVKVLKSREGFAETAQDEVAFLRCVSCMKKKDQAGENIVCLLDDFRMIGENGFHACLVFEVLGPSIRCLMGNYTAQGLPLPFVKKSLQQVLAGLHFLHKCCRIIHADIKPENILLCGCSKRLQGLLMDTLDCNQRTEVRLKGRGGDLGNQLEESDLMSIEVKIADLGSACWTYKPFSKEIQTQPYRALEVLLGLDYSTPADIWSTACLAFEMATGEPLFDPRPGKYFSRDDDHVACIIELLGRIPPEIVYSWNKSTKFFSRPGALLRLSRLFPRSLPGILADRHGWTRREAAAFAAFLLPALHYAPERRASAAQSLRHAWIAAP; this is encoded by the exons ATGGAGGAGCAGGTGCAGCAGGAGATGCCATCAACCCAGCACACAG GAGGTCACCACCctgtgcaggagggagaggTGTTCAACACACGGTACCGGGTGCTGCACAAGCTGGGATGCGGCACCTTTGCCACtgtgtggctgtgccaggacatgAG aaggaagaaagaggtAGCTGTGAAGGTTCTGAAAAGCAGGGAAGGCTTTGCTGAGACTGCCCAGGATGAAGTTGCTTTCCTCCGCTGT GTAAGCTGCATGAAGAAGAAGGACCAGGCAGGAGAAAACATCGTCTGTTTGTTAGACGACTTCAGAATGATTGGAGAGAATGGTTTTC ATGCCTGCCTGGTATTTGAGGTGCTGGGTCCTTCCATTCGATGTCTGATGGGAAACTACACAGCCCAGGGACTGCCCTTGCCTTTTGTGAAAAAGTCTTTACAGCAG GTGCTGGCAGGACTGCACTTCCTGCACAAGTGCTGCCGCATCATCCACGCAGACATCAAACCAGAGAACATCCTGCTGTGTGGATGCAGCAAAAGGCTCCAAGGGCTTCTCATGGATACACTCGACTGCAACCAGAGAACAGAAGTGAGGCTAAAGGGAAGAG GAGGCGATCTTGGCAATCAGTTGGAAGAATCTGATTTAATGAGCATAGAGGTGAAAATTGCAGATCTAGGAAGCGCATGCTGGACA TACAAGCCTTTTTCCAAGGAGATACAGACCCAACCATACCGTGCCCTGGAAGTGCTTCTTGGATTAGACTACAGCACTCCTGCGGATATCTGGAGTACAGCCTGCCTG GCATTTGAAATGGCAACTGGAGAGCCTCTATTTGATCCTCGACCTGGGAAATACTTCTCCAGAGATGATG ATCATGTTGCTTGTATTATTGAACTGTTGGGAAGAATTCCTCCTGAAATTGTTTACTCATGGAACAAGTCAACAAAATTTTTCAGCAGGCCAG GCGCGCTCCTGCGGCTCTCCCGGCTCTTCCCCCGTAGCCTCCCCGGCATCCTGGCGGACCGGCACGGCTGGACACGGCGGGAGGCGGCCGCCTTCGCCGCCTTCCTGCTGCCCGCGCTGCACTACGCGCCCGAGCGCCGCGCCAGCGCCGCGCAGAGCCTGCGGCACGCCTGGATCGCCGCACCGTGA